In Burkholderia pseudomultivorans, the DNA window CCCGTATTTTGCCCTGTGGCGGACGAACCGGGCAGAAGTTGGGGGACAGACCATGCCCGCGCGGGGTGTGCGACCTGCCCAATGAACATCGCAGGCGGCCTTCCGCGAGGTTGCAGCGCATCAATGGGCGCGATGCCGTCCTGCGATTTCCGCGTCGAAATCGCCTTCCGGCATCCCCGTGCGCGACGGCGCGCGAAGCCGCACGTCACGCGACGCGCGGCGACGCCTCCAGCGCAGGCTCGTCGCCGACGTCCGCGCTGCACGCTTCCAGCGAAATACGACGCGTCTCGCGCCCGTTGATCCACCACAGACCGGCCGCGAGCGGCCCCGGCAGCGCGAGCACGAGCAGCACGATCAACGCGGCCGACGGCGTACCCGCCATCGCATAGACGTTGGTGAGCATCAGCGGCGCGATCACCGCACCAAGCCGCCCGATCGCGACCGACACGCCGAGCCCCGTCGCGCGGATGCGGGTCGGCAGGATCTCGGACGAGACGACATAGCCGGAGATGTACGCCCATGTGACGCCGAACTGGATCAGGCAATAGCCGAGCACCATGCCGGGCAGCGCGTGCATCGCGTAGATGAACACGATCGCCGCGACAGTGAACGTATAGCTGACGAACAGCGATGCGCGCCGCCCCCAGGCCTCGACGAGCACGGCCGCGACGATGCCGCCTGCGAGCGCGGCTACGTTGCCGTACACGTAGTAGAGCGGCATGTCGGTCGACGGCACCTTCATGTATGGGAGGATCACGAGCGCCATCAGCGACAGCACGCCGTACACGACGGCCGCCTGCGAGAAGTTCAGCGCACCGGCCAGCGCACAGCGCGCGCGATACGCGCCGAATAGTTCGCCGACGTTGCGCCAGAAAGCCGGCGCCTGATGTTCGAAGCGCATCGGCGCGTAACGTTTCGACAGTTGCGCGTGCTCGGCCTGCATGCGCGGATCGCGCGCCGCACTCGCGACGACCTGCTCGACGATCGCTTCCGCTTCGGCGACTCGCCCTTGCTGGATCAGCCAGCGTGGCGACTCGGGAATCACGCGACGAATCCAGAAGAAGATCAACGCCATCGTCGTCCCGAAGCCGAAACCGACGCGCCATGCCCATTCGGCCGGCAACTGGTTCAGCACGAGGTACGACACGGCCGCCGACAGCAGTGCGCCGACCGGAAAGCCCGACAGGATCAGCGCATCGGTGCGGCCGCGGTGCTTCTTCGGAATGAATTCGCCCATCGTCGCGGTCACCGCCGAATACTCGCCGCCGACGGCAAGCGCCGTCATGGCGCG includes these proteins:
- a CDS encoding MFS transporter — protein: MKLSQPIETDALTRLDNLPWTRFHTLMLVALGVGWALDSFETNIIGSVFGVLKSHWHLSAAQGSLAVSIWVFGMLVGAIAFGYLADRYGRKRLFLATLLWYALFSVATVLSWNYASFLFFRAMTALAVGGEYSAVTATMGEFIPKKHRGRTDALILSGFPVGALLSAAVSYLVLNQLPAEWAWRVGFGFGTTMALIFFWIRRVIPESPRWLIQQGRVAEAEAIVEQVVASAARDPRMQAEHAQLSKRYAPMRFEHQAPAFWRNVGELFGAYRARCALAGALNFSQAAVVYGVLSLMALVILPYMKVPSTDMPLYYVYGNVAALAGGIVAAVLVEAWGRRASLFVSYTFTVAAIVFIYAMHALPGMVLGYCLIQFGVTWAYISGYVVSSEILPTRIRATGLGVSVAIGRLGAVIAPLMLTNVYAMAGTPSAALIVLLVLALPGPLAAGLWWINGRETRRISLEACSADVGDEPALEASPRVA